The sequence below is a genomic window from Thermoproteota archaeon.
AGATTCATTTCTATGATCCAATTTTTTGGAAGAGAAACGACATATGTTGAACCTCCGACAATTTGTAATCTTCGTGTTTGTTTCCCATTGTTTGTCTTTTGCAATTGATTAATGATTAGTTACTCTGATTATACTGTTTTAGAACATATTCTATATAGAACTATATTCTGTTCATATTCTATGTAATTTATGGCCGTTTTTTAGATAACTCATGTTTTGACGCTTTAATTTGTGGCTAAAGTCGTAAGTAATCCCCCAAAAAGGAGACTAAATACAGATAAAATTTTCAAAATTGGCGCTACCATAGCTGGAGTCTATGTTTTAGTAATTATTGCATTGATGATCTTTCAACTTACTGCAGAATCGTATCCTATATGGGAGGAAGAAGGCTTTTCATTTGTTACTAGCACTGATTGGAATGCCGTAGAAGGAAGAGAATCATTTGGAGCGTTGCCGTATATTTTAGGAACACTAGTTACAGCAGCACTCGCAATGGCAATTGGAGTTCCACTTAGTATTGGAATTGCAATGTTCATTTCAGACGCACCTCCAAAAATTGGAAATCCTTTGGGCTTTGTTGTAGAATTGCTTGCAGCAGTGCCAAGTGTAATTTACGGTTTGTGGGGACTTTTTGTATTTAGAGAATATTTTCGTGATTTTATTGAAAAACCATTGCACTCAGCATTTGGTGACACTATTTGGTTTTTTTCAGGTACTCCATTTGGTTTGGATATCTTTACTGCAAGTATAATTTTAGCAATAATGATCATTCCTACCGTATCTGCAGTGTCTAGAGAAATAATGAAGGCAGTACCACAACAGCAAAAGGAAGCAGCATACATGCTTGGTGCAACAAAATGGGAGATGTTCAAACTTGCTGTATTCCCATATGCAAAAACAGGATTAATCGGTGCATCAATTTTAGGACTGGGAAGAGCAGTTGGCGAGACAATGGCTGTAACAATGTTAATTGGTAATGCAACAGGATTAAGTGCAATTCCATCTTCATTATTCAAACCAAGTCAAACCATGTCAAGTATTATTGCAAATGAATTTGTAGAAGCATCCCCGGCATCATTACATCTTCCTGCATTAATTGGAATTGCCCTCGTTCTTTTGGGAATTGCAATTTGTATCAATATTGTAGCACACATTCTTGTATCGCGAATGTTAAAAATCAAAGAGGGAGCTATTAACAATTGACTAGCATACAACGAAGACAAGAGTATAGAACTCTCTTTAAACAAAATGTTGAACGCAGATTAATTGTTGATAAAATTGTAAGATTGATAGTTATCGCGTGTGTTATTACTGCTATAGTTCCACTTGGCAGCATACTGCTTGAAGTTTTTAAAAATGGTGCAGCAGCTATTAGCATAGAATTTCTTACTCAAGTTCCAGGTTCCATAGGTACTGGGGATGGCGGTATTGGACCTGCAATTCAGGGTACTTTGATAATTATTGGCATGGCAAGCCTAATTGGCGTACCAATAGGTGTTCTCTCAGGTGTATTCTTGTCTGAATTTGGAGATAATCGTTTGGCAAAATCTATTCGATTTTTTAATGATGTGTTTATGGAATTTCCATCTATTGTTCTCGGTATTTTTGCCTTTTTGGTTATAGTGTTGGTACTAGGTCACTTTTCAGTATGGGCTGGTGCATTTGCATTATCCCTTATCATGTTTCCAATAGTAGCTAGAACCACTGAAGAATCACTCAAAATGGTTCCAGTGACATACCGTGAAGCTGGTATGGCGTTAGGACTGAAAAGATGGGTTGTCATCATGAGAATTGTTTTATCAGCTGCAAAAAGTGGATTGGTAACCGGCGTCTTGTTATCTGTCTCTCGAATCGGAGGGGAAACTGCTCCATTAATCATGACAATTCTCGGAAGCAGTCAATTCTTCAGTGACTTTGATACACCTATGGATGCACTACCTCTAAGAATATGGCGTCTTTCTTTACTTCCATATGATAGCGCACAGCTACAGGGTTGGGGAGCAGCACTTGTTTTGATTTTGATTATTCTTGCAGTAAATGTTGGTGTTCGATACTTTGTTCTAAATAAACAAGGTGGAGGCCTAGTTGGAAGATTGATCAAACAGGATAGAGGTGTAAAACAATGAGTACATTGACTACGAAAGCAACAAACTCAGAAGCAAAAAAATCAACTTCAAAACATATTGATGAATCAAATGAAAAATTCAAAATGATTGCTGAAAATGTTACGATCAGTTACAGTGGAATTGCTGCAGTAAAAAACATCACAATGAAGTTTAAAGAAAAATCTGTAACTGCATTAATTG
It includes:
- the pstC gene encoding phosphate ABC transporter permease subunit PstC translates to MAKVVSNPPKRRLNTDKIFKIGATIAGVYVLVIIALMIFQLTAESYPIWEEEGFSFVTSTDWNAVEGRESFGALPYILGTLVTAALAMAIGVPLSIGIAMFISDAPPKIGNPLGFVVELLAAVPSVIYGLWGLFVFREYFRDFIEKPLHSAFGDTIWFFSGTPFGLDIFTASIILAIMIIPTVSAVSREIMKAVPQQQKEAAYMLGATKWEMFKLAVFPYAKTGLIGASILGLGRAVGETMAVTMLIGNATGLSAIPSSLFKPSQTMSSIIANEFVEASPASLHLPALIGIALVLLGIAICINIVAHILVSRMLKIKEGAINN
- the pstA gene encoding phosphate ABC transporter permease PtsA, translated to MTSIQRRQEYRTLFKQNVERRLIVDKIVRLIVIACVITAIVPLGSILLEVFKNGAAAISIEFLTQVPGSIGTGDGGIGPAIQGTLIIIGMASLIGVPIGVLSGVFLSEFGDNRLAKSIRFFNDVFMEFPSIVLGIFAFLVIVLVLGHFSVWAGAFALSLIMFPIVARTTEESLKMVPVTYREAGMALGLKRWVVIMRIVLSAAKSGLVTGVLLSVSRIGGETAPLIMTILGSSQFFSDFDTPMDALPLRIWRLSLLPYDSAQLQGWGAALVLILIILAVNVGVRYFVLNKQGGGLVGRLIKQDRGVKQ